A single region of the Micropterus dolomieu isolate WLL.071019.BEF.003 ecotype Adirondacks linkage group LG18, ASM2129224v1, whole genome shotgun sequence genome encodes:
- the trub2 gene encoding mitochondrial mRNA pseudouridine synthase TRUB2 codes for MATPAVRIFRRLEGLFCVYKPSGVHWKLVRDSIETNLLKGLNATPSQPVPQEVRFLAHLGSETEAPKGLALSVASLPVLSKHPLVTGPEFQHVRIGVGHRLDAFSSGVLVLAIGNGNKALNDLYRTRVTRDYTLEGEFGTATDDSSHTGRVIERSTYGHITQDKLDRVLAMLQGANQKALLMYSNVDMRSQEAYEMAVQGLLGPDGKSLPILTGLRCIHFQPPNFTLEVQCLNETQKYLRKVVHEIGLELHSTAVCKGVRRTRDGSFTLQDALTHHHWTASDVMQAIRQYHSSKRNKKKSHTQINDSALQIPEENTTTASQQNETSEEAAAGRMK; via the exons ATGGCAACTCCAGCCGTTCGGATTTTTCGGAGGTTAGagggtttgttttgtgtgtacaaaCCCTCTGGTGTCCACTGGAAACTCGTACGGGACAGCATCGAGACAAATCTTCTTAAAG GTTTAAATGCTACGCCCTCCCAGCCAGTTCCTCAGGAGGTCCGCTTCTTGGCACACCTAGGCAGCGAGACTGAAGCACCCAAGGGACTCGCACTGTCTGTGGCCTCTCTGCCAGTACTGTCCAAGCATCCTCTGG tgACTGGACCTGAATTCCAGCATGTTAGAATTGGAGTAGGACATCGCCTGGATGCGTTCTCTTCTGGTGTCCTAG tTCTCGCTATTGGGAATGGAAACAAGGCCCTGAATGATCTCTACAGAACACGAGTCACAAGG GATTACACATTGGAGGGTGAATTTGGGACTGCAACAGATGATTCCTCTCACACAGGCAGAGTTATTGAAAGGTCCACCTATG GTCACATCACACAGGATAAGCTGGACAGAGTCTTGGCAATGCTGCAGGGAGCCAATCAAAAGGCCTTGTTAAT GTATTCCAACGTAGACATGCGCTCGCAGGAAGCCTATGAGATGGCTGTGCAAGGTTTACTGGGTCCAGATGGGAAATCACTGCCTATTTTGACAGGCTTGCGTTGCATTCACTTCCAGCCCCCTAACTTCACTTTAG AGGTGCAGTGTCTGAATGAAACTCAGAAATATTTGCGCAAAGTTGTGCATGAGATAGGACTCGAGCTGCACAGCACAGCAGTGTGTAAAGGAGTTAGACGGACCAGAGACGGCTCCTTCACCCTGCAGGATGCCCTGACTCATCACCACTGGACTGCTTCGGATGTTATGCAGGCCATCAGACAATACCACTCctccaaaagaaataaaaaaaagtcccaCACACAGATCAACGACTCAGCATTACAAATACCAGAAGAGAATACAACGACAGCCAGTCAACAAAATGAGACCAGCGaggaagcagcagcaggtagAATGAAATGA
- the hdhd3 gene encoding haloacid dehalogenase-like hydrolase domain-containing protein 3 isoform X1, which produces MYHRHYNYCATSVMRAPLRWVLWDVKDTLLKVRSSVGEQYCKEAERMGLSVSPVEIEAAFHKAYRHNSSRYPNYGITQGLDGRSWWTCVVRDTFFQCRIQDPALLNKLAHNLYHNFCNAENWEVFPDSEGALESCSSLGLKMGVVSNFDKRLEEILHVCGLLSHFSFLITSEEAGTAKPSPNIFDQALQKCGVPAASVAHIGDHYVNDYLASRSVGIHGFLLDRHNKHDVPPAHRLCSLEELPSQLQHHVD; this is translated from the exons ATGTATCACAGGCATTACAACTACTGCGCAACAAGC GTAATGCGAGCTCCTCTGCGATGGGTGCTGTGGGATGTGAAAGACACCCTGCTGAAGGTGCGTTCTTCCGTGGGAGAGCAATACTGCAAGGAGGCTGAACGAATGGGCTTGAGCGTCAGTCCTGTGGAGATTGAAGCTGCTTTCCACAAGGCATATCGACATAATTCCAGCAGATACCCAAACTACGGCATCACTCAGGGCCTGGATGGACGGTCTTGGTGGACTTGCGTGGTGCGGGACACTTTCTTCCAGTGCAGGATACAGGACCCAGCCCTGCTGAATAAATTGGCTCACAACCTATATCATAACTTCTGCAATGCAGAGAACTGGGAG GTATTTCCGGACTCAGAGGGGGCGCTGGAGAGTTGCTCTTCTCTGGGACTGAAGATGGGTGTGGTATCAAACTTTGACAAACGCCTAGAAGAGATCTTGCATGTTTGTGGCTTGCTGTCTCACTTCAGCTTTTTGATAACATCAGAGGAAGCAGGTACGGCAAAGCCGAGTCCAAATATCTTTGATCAGGCGCTGCAGAAGTGTGGTGTACCAGCTGCTAGTGTAGCTCATATCGGGGACCACTATGTGAATGACTACCTCGCCTCTCGGTCTGTGGGCATCCACGGGTTCCTATTGGACAGACACAACAAGCATGACGTTCCTCCAGCACATCGGCTCTGCTCCCTGGAGGAGCTGCCATCACAGCTGCAGCACCATGTGGACTAA
- the hdhd3 gene encoding haloacid dehalogenase-like hydrolase domain-containing protein 3 isoform X2 produces MRAPLRWVLWDVKDTLLKVRSSVGEQYCKEAERMGLSVSPVEIEAAFHKAYRHNSSRYPNYGITQGLDGRSWWTCVVRDTFFQCRIQDPALLNKLAHNLYHNFCNAENWEVFPDSEGALESCSSLGLKMGVVSNFDKRLEEILHVCGLLSHFSFLITSEEAGTAKPSPNIFDQALQKCGVPAASVAHIGDHYVNDYLASRSVGIHGFLLDRHNKHDVPPAHRLCSLEELPSQLQHHVD; encoded by the exons ATGCGAGCTCCTCTGCGATGGGTGCTGTGGGATGTGAAAGACACCCTGCTGAAGGTGCGTTCTTCCGTGGGAGAGCAATACTGCAAGGAGGCTGAACGAATGGGCTTGAGCGTCAGTCCTGTGGAGATTGAAGCTGCTTTCCACAAGGCATATCGACATAATTCCAGCAGATACCCAAACTACGGCATCACTCAGGGCCTGGATGGACGGTCTTGGTGGACTTGCGTGGTGCGGGACACTTTCTTCCAGTGCAGGATACAGGACCCAGCCCTGCTGAATAAATTGGCTCACAACCTATATCATAACTTCTGCAATGCAGAGAACTGGGAG GTATTTCCGGACTCAGAGGGGGCGCTGGAGAGTTGCTCTTCTCTGGGACTGAAGATGGGTGTGGTATCAAACTTTGACAAACGCCTAGAAGAGATCTTGCATGTTTGTGGCTTGCTGTCTCACTTCAGCTTTTTGATAACATCAGAGGAAGCAGGTACGGCAAAGCCGAGTCCAAATATCTTTGATCAGGCGCTGCAGAAGTGTGGTGTACCAGCTGCTAGTGTAGCTCATATCGGGGACCACTATGTGAATGACTACCTCGCCTCTCGGTCTGTGGGCATCCACGGGTTCCTATTGGACAGACACAACAAGCATGACGTTCCTCCAGCACATCGGCTCTGCTCCCTGGAGGAGCTGCCATCACAGCTGCAGCACCATGTGGACTAA
- the tgfa gene encoding protransforming growth factor alpha isoform X1 — protein MMTRIFWDTIFLISGTFSMSVVLDGSLFTFGAGPSNSAIIEASISLDTNSTAALNTSASSSATTSSRSTTTTTIATTTTNVPQVKASLFTFGAELSNSTIIEATFSIDTNSTAATNTSTHSSATRSTTTTTNETTTTNIPLVKKFVAAAVRSHFDDCPDSHRHFCFHGTCRFLILEETPACVCHPGFVGMRCEHADLLAVVATNHRQQTVATVLVLCVIGCVLIMVLCTLLHFWWRQDCRRQSHAHHYAPEKHRASCCPSESVV, from the exons ATGATGACTCGGATTTTCTGGGATACAATTTTTCTCATTAGCG GTACTTTTAGTATGTCTGTGGTACTCGATG GTTCGCTCTTTACATTCGGAGCAGGGCCGAGCAATTCAGCAATTATTGAAGCCAGCATTTCCCTCGATACAAACTCCACTGCTGCTCTGAACACCTCAGCAAGCAGCTCTGCAACCACCAGCAGCAGAAGTACAACTACCACAACCATTGCAACAACTACAACCAACGTTCCTCAAGTTAAAG CTTCCCTCTTTACATTTGGAGCAGAGCTGAGCAACTCCACAATTATTGAAGCCACCTTTTCCATAGATACAAACTCCACTGCTGCCACGAACACGTCGACACACAGCTCTGCAACTAGAAGCACAACTACCACAACGAATGAAACTACTACAACTAACATCCCTCTAGTTAAAA AGTTTGTGGCAGCGGCTGTTCGGTCTCATTTTGATGATTGTCCAGACTCCCACCGCCATTTCTGCTTCCACGGCACATGTCGCTTCCTGATATTAGAGGAGACACCTGCATGTGT GTGTCATCCGGGCTTTGTTGGGATGAGGTGTGAGCATGCAGACCTGCTTGCTGTAGTAGCGACTAATCACAGACAACAGACTGTTGCCACTGTGCTGGTGTTGTGCGTGATTGGGTGTGTTCTCATCATGGTGTTGTGTACACTTTTACA TTTCTGGTGGAGGCAGGACTGTCGCAGGCAGAGCCACGCACATCACTACGCCCCAGAGAAGCACAGAGCATCCTGCTGTCCTTCTGAGAGTG tgGTTTGA
- the tgfa gene encoding protransforming growth factor alpha isoform X2 encodes MMTRIFWDTIFLISGSLFTFGAGPSNSAIIEASISLDTNSTAALNTSASSSATTSSRSTTTTTIATTTTNVPQVKASLFTFGAELSNSTIIEATFSIDTNSTAATNTSTHSSATRSTTTTTNETTTTNIPLVKKFVAAAVRSHFDDCPDSHRHFCFHGTCRFLILEETPACVCHPGFVGMRCEHADLLAVVATNHRQQTVATVLVLCVIGCVLIMVLCTLLHFWWRQDCRRQSHAHHYAPEKHRASCCPSESVV; translated from the exons ATGATGACTCGGATTTTCTGGGATACAATTTTTCTCATTAGCG GTTCGCTCTTTACATTCGGAGCAGGGCCGAGCAATTCAGCAATTATTGAAGCCAGCATTTCCCTCGATACAAACTCCACTGCTGCTCTGAACACCTCAGCAAGCAGCTCTGCAACCACCAGCAGCAGAAGTACAACTACCACAACCATTGCAACAACTACAACCAACGTTCCTCAAGTTAAAG CTTCCCTCTTTACATTTGGAGCAGAGCTGAGCAACTCCACAATTATTGAAGCCACCTTTTCCATAGATACAAACTCCACTGCTGCCACGAACACGTCGACACACAGCTCTGCAACTAGAAGCACAACTACCACAACGAATGAAACTACTACAACTAACATCCCTCTAGTTAAAA AGTTTGTGGCAGCGGCTGTTCGGTCTCATTTTGATGATTGTCCAGACTCCCACCGCCATTTCTGCTTCCACGGCACATGTCGCTTCCTGATATTAGAGGAGACACCTGCATGTGT GTGTCATCCGGGCTTTGTTGGGATGAGGTGTGAGCATGCAGACCTGCTTGCTGTAGTAGCGACTAATCACAGACAACAGACTGTTGCCACTGTGCTGGTGTTGTGCGTGATTGGGTGTGTTCTCATCATGGTGTTGTGTACACTTTTACA TTTCTGGTGGAGGCAGGACTGTCGCAGGCAGAGCCACGCACATCACTACGCCCCAGAGAAGCACAGAGCATCCTGCTGTCCTTCTGAGAGTG tgGTTTGA